The Myxococcus virescens sequence GACCGCGGGGACGCGTGCAGTCCAGGTCATTGAACTTATTGGGTTTTTCCGCGCCACCAGCGCGCTGGCAGTGAGGACGACGTGAAGGGTCTGATTGGCAAGAAGATCGGCATGACCCAGGTGTTCAACGATGAGGGCAACCTCGTCCCGGTCACGGTGATCGACGTGGGCACCTGCCAGGTCGTTGGCAAGCGCACCCCGGAGAAGGACAGCTACTCTGCGGTGACTCTGGGCTTTGGTGAGATCCGCGAGAAGATTCTCAACCTGGCCGAGCGCGGCTTCTTCAAGAAGGCCAACGCGCCTTACCGCCGCCACCTGAAGGAATTCCGCGTCACGCCGGAGGAGGCTGCCTCCTTCAACGTGGGTGACGCCGTCAAGGCGGACATGTTCGCCAAGGGCGAGCTGGTCGACGTGACCGGCATCACCAAGGGCCGCGGTTTCTCCGGCGTCATGCGCCGCTGGAACTTCAAGGGCTC is a genomic window containing:
- the rplC gene encoding 50S ribosomal protein L3, with product MKGLIGKKIGMTQVFNDEGNLVPVTVIDVGTCQVVGKRTPEKDSYSAVTLGFGEIREKILNLAERGFFKKANAPYRRHLKEFRVTPEEAASFNVGDAVKADMFAKGELVDVTGITKGRGFSGVMRRWNFKGSQTKTHGTHEYQRHPGAIGQRKTPGRVYPNKKMPGHYGVDQVTTQNLTVVDVDVEKGLVLVKGAVAGHNNGVVYIRPSIKAAMRAQHKAARGA